From a region of the Chrysemys picta bellii isolate R12L10 chromosome 7, ASM1138683v2, whole genome shotgun sequence genome:
- the LOC101953478 gene encoding protein BTG1-like has protein sequence MKTEISTAAGFITRLLRTPGGIGDEQLRCFSESLQEALRDHYKHHWFPLMPSKGSGYRCIRINHKMDPLIGKAAGMIGLSHQRLFQLLPSELTLWIDPFEVSYRIGEDGSICVLYESPPPGLKTAKALESRNSCKEEWRIGRSSPSKNYNMMTVSS, from the exons ATGAAGACGGAGATCTCCACTGCCGCGGGCTTCATCACCCGCCTGCTGCGCACCCCCGGCGGCATCGGCGACGAGCAGCTGCGCTGCTTCAGCGAGTCACTGCAGGAGGCGCTGCGAG ACCATTATAAACACCACTGGTTTCCCCTGATGCCCTCCAAGGGCTCAGGGTACCGATGCATTAGGATCAACCACAAGATGGACCCTTTGATAGGGAAGGCAGCCGGCATGATTGGACTGAGCCATCAGAGACTCTTCCAGCTCTTACCCAGCGAATTGACTCTTTGGATTGATCCCTTTGAGGTGTCCTATAGAATAGGAGAAGATGGGTCTATCTGTGTCCTTTATGAAAGCCCCCCACCAGGTCTGAAGACTGCCAAAGCTCTGGAGAGTAGAAACAGCTGTAAAGAGGAATGGAGAATTGGCAGATCAAGCCCTTCCAAGAATTACAACATGATGACAGTTTCTAGTTAA
- the LOC122174826 gene encoding uncharacterized protein LOC122174826, with protein sequence MEGDLVACNNIDGVMAALNIVHDPDEWRLFIDSSKTSLKAVLLHNGNVLPSIPVSHAVHMKETYDNMKQLLRCINYDQHQWQLCGDLKVVALLLGLQTGYTKYCCFLCEWDSRARDSHYIKKDWPLRQSLEPGRKSVQHPPLVESRKILLPPLHIKLGLMKNFVKAIDKTQAAFKYLRGKFPRLSEAKIKEGVFVGPQIHELLRDDAFDHALHGKEKTAWKAFQLVAINFLGNNKTDNYRLLVENLLKAYKSFGCIMSLKIHFLHSHLDFFPPNCGAVSDEHGERFHQDIATIEKRYQGKWSSSMLADYCWTVTRDAPFNEYKRQAKKHRVDTE encoded by the coding sequence atggaaggtgatcttgtagcctgcaacaacatcgatggtgtgatggcagccctcaacatcgttcacgatccagacgagtggagactgttcattgattcatcgaagacgagtcttaaagctgttttactgcataatggcaatgttttgccatcaattccagttagtcatgcagtccatatgaaggaaacctatgacaacatgaaacaacttttgaggtgcataaactatgaccaacatcagtggcagctttgtggcgatttgaaggttgttgctctcttgcttggtctgcagactggatacacaaagtactgctgttttctctgcgaatgggatagtcgtgcaagagattcccactacatcaagaaagattggccactccgacagtcattggagcctgggaggaaaagtgttcagcatccaccacttgttgaatcaaggaagattttgttaccacccttacacatcaagctgggtctgatgaagaactttgtcaaggccattgacaaaacacaagcagctttcaaatacctccgtggaaaatttccaaggttaagtgaagctaagataaaggaaggtgtctttgttggtcctcagattcatgaacttcttcgagatgatgcatttgaccatgcactgcatggcaaggaaaagacggcatggaaagccttccagttagtggcaataaattttctcggaaacaacaagacagacaactacaggttgttggtggaaaacctcctcaaggcatacaaaagctttggttgcatcatgtcactaaagatacattttttgcactctcatctagatttttttccaccgaactgcggagcagtgagcgacgagcacggcgagcgatttcaccaggacattgcaacaatagagaaacgctatcagggcaaatggagctcatcaatgcttgcagactattgctggacagtgacaagagatgctccatttaatgaatacaagagacaagccaagaagcaccgagtagacactgaatag